In the Passer domesticus isolate bPasDom1 chromosome 4, bPasDom1.hap1, whole genome shotgun sequence genome, one interval contains:
- the LOC135300002 gene encoding claudin-22-like → MALVYQPVMQLSGILVSLLGWVLSCLTTYLPQWKNLNLELNELEIWTMGLWQACVVQEEGGMQCKDFDSFLALPPELRISRILMFFSNGSGLLGLLLSGFGLDCLKIGERQQEQKKRLLLFGGMLFWISGITAIVPVSWVAHATVQEFWDENIPDIVPRWDFGEALFVGWLAGFCLILGGSLLNCTICSTEAHPSSVHYAVAEQQDQCQCLETETRP, encoded by the coding sequence ATGGCCTTAGTCTATCAACCAGTGATGCAATTAAGTGGCATATTGGTCTCTCTGTTGGGATGGGTCCTGTCCTGTCTCACCACCTATCTACCCCAGTGGAAAAACCTTAACTTGGAACTAAATGAACTGGAGATCTGGACCATGGGACTCTGGCAAGCTTGTGTTGTCCAGGAAGAAGGAGGAATGCAATGCAAGGACTTTGATTCTTTCCTAGCTTTACCTCCAGAGctcaggatttctaggattttgatgtttttttccAATGGATCAGGGCTTTTGGGCCTTTTGCTCTCAGGATTTGGGTTGGACTGTTTGAAAATTGGTGAAAGACAACAGGAACAAAAGAAACGGTTGTTGCTGTTTGGAGGAATGCTCTTCTGGATATCGGGGATTACAGCTATTGTCCCAGTTTCCTGGGTTGCCCATGCCACGGTccaggaattttgggatgaGAATATACCAGATATTGTAcccaggtgggattttggggaagctTTGTTTGTTGGCTGGCTTGCTGGATTTTGTCTTATATTAGGAGGATCCCTACTTAATTGCACAATCTGTTCTACTGAAGCCCATCCGTCTTCAGTTCATTATGCAGTAGCAGAACAGCAGGATCAGTGTCAATGCTTGGAAACTGAAACAAGGCCTTAA